In Syngnathus scovelli strain Florida chromosome 12, RoL_Ssco_1.2, whole genome shotgun sequence, the genomic window AGGAGATTTGAGGacgggcacaaaaaaaaaagcgtttagAAATCCCGTTTGTATATTTATTTGTATGGTCTTCTGAAATAAAATACTGATAGTTATTTTTTCAAAGATAATTAACAATTGAGGAACAATTTTGTCCAGTCAGTGTCCGGCGgctaatttgaaactttttataTAGTGAGCATCTTTCAATGGGAATTCTTGAACATGATGTGGTTTCATCaccaaataaatatgaatagatCCAAACTAATTTTGTCGTCATCTTTAGTAATTAAATTTGTTTGCAGCATCAGTTGTGACGAGTTGTGCAAGCAGATGGCAGACTTTGGTGTTTGTGACACATGGCACCGAGTGAAGCCTCGGCCGGAGAGCCCAGCCCGAGATAATTGGAATTTCATTAAggcttttttgtttgtgtgtgtgtgtgtgtgtgtgtattgagtgtgcatatatactttatatgcatttgtgtgtatgtgcagcGAGAGGGTGTGAGGGGGTGGTAGAAGGCAGGGACTCCACCTGCTGCCACCTGTTCATCTGCTGTGTGCCTTATAAAAAGCCGCTCCATTATGTGCAGCACAGACACCTTGGACTCTTCACACTGTCCGCTTCCAAAGCAAAGGAGAAAGAGCTTGGGATATGAAGCCTCGCCGTTCGAGCTGCACAGACTCTGGATCCGAATCTTCAGAAGCGGATTCCAAGAGCCCGGAAAAATACGAGTCGGCCACGCGGCGGAGGATGGCCGCCAACGccagagagaggaagaggatgCAGGGCTTGAACACGGCCTTCGACCGGTTACGAAAAGTGGTGCCGCAGTGGGGTCAAGACAAGAAACTGTCCAAGTATGAAACCCTGCAGATGGCTCTCAGCTACATCATGGCCCTCAACCGGATCCTGACGGACACTAAGAGGAACAACGCTGCACATGTGCAGTGGGTGGACTTGCAATTGGACTGCGTGCAGCCTGATGACTATCAGTACCTCATGAGGTACGACTCCACGGGGCAGGACTATATCAACTCTTCTTTCTCTTATCAGTTTGACGGGCATCAGCTCAAcgtatgaagaagaagaaaaaaataataaaaaatctgCCAGTCGGCGTGTAAAACACTCATGTTGTAAGTGGCAATGTGAAACCTTTGTTTTCTCCTATTAAGGAGACCGTAAAtacatttgtattgatttatttcttttttaatcacctTTGTTTGACAAaaggcttgttttttttaagtcttgcaTATATTTTTGCTAGGATATTGAGCAGGTTCTTCAATACATAGTAAAGATCAGAGACATGTAGTGTAGTGTCATTAAAATGACCAATAGATGTGCAATTGTGTATTTATAGCTGTTTTAAATATACAGTTTTAAATTCACAGAATTGTAGGTGTTAATTGCACTATTAAAGCTAATATTGTTGAAATGAAAAAGTAACTTTCAAGTTTTTACATGCTAAATTCTAGTTTTGGAATGAGAATAAAATATCTTCTATCAAATATATTCTGCTTTGTCATTACTGTCTTCTATGGAAATTATGATGATTACTTTTTGCATATAATTACAAATCTATGTTTAGGAGAAAAAAATTGCTTTGCTCAATTGACTGTTTAATATTAAATAGCCAAGCATACATTTGCTTTAGGGATCAAAaaggtgatttttatttttcatccacTAGCACAGGAattcaacacccccccccccccccttaataaGCTTATACATCTGCTATCAGTTATTTGTGTGCTACTGAAGACATTGTTATTGAGGAGAGAATCTAATTTATAGGACAATCTTTATTTGTGCGGATGACGAGCTTACCTCAGCAGTAATGTCCACTTGCACTGCACCCTGATACGTAAATC contains:
- the atoh7 gene encoding transcription factor atoh7, whose protein sequence is MKPRRSSCTDSGSESSEADSKSPEKYESATRRRMAANARERKRMQGLNTAFDRLRKVVPQWGQDKKLSKYETLQMALSYIMALNRILTDTKRNNAAHVQWVDLQLDCVQPDDYQYLMRYDSTGQDYINSSFSYQFDGHQLNV